One segment of candidate division WOR-3 bacterium DNA contains the following:
- a CDS encoding YCF48-related protein — MRRLFLIFSVSLLLSPLWALIYHGVATPPGGNDAWVVTMDTTLIYHTSDFGITWNEVNILTVRDFFDVFFLTPDSGWTCGRTGEIWRTTNGGDTWERKNLGGPKHAARIRFVDNMFGWAAGGDYVQLRTTDGGAVWEQVFLPKPPFPHGDTLECQGVFFLDRNYGFLVAGHWPQGDTFLGGQGIIAKTTNGGDSWVILHQDTTYDFYDVYFADSLSGWVVGGDDRNFRAVVLHTSDGGNSWVQQNLPQGARFLRALKFVSPTCGWACGRNGTIIHTSDGGNNWVLQNSGADSTLFDIDFADSLRGMAAGTDVVVVTTDGGENWSVSLIGITEETNSNILFPTSTLTSTFILQNLPAVLFDIAGKKVLNFYPGPNGIASLKPGIYFIKKKAGTEKVLIVR, encoded by the coding sequence ATGCGAAGGTTGTTCCTCATTTTTAGTGTCTCTTTATTATTATCACCACTCTGGGCATTGATTTACCACGGTGTGGCAACACCACCAGGTGGTAATGATGCCTGGGTGGTTACAATGGATACAACACTAATTTACCACACAAGCGATTTTGGTATCACCTGGAATGAGGTGAACATTCTCACCGTCCGCGACTTCTTTGATGTCTTCTTTTTAACACCCGATTCAGGCTGGACCTGCGGCAGGACCGGCGAAATCTGGCGCACTACCAATGGTGGCGATACCTGGGAAAGGAAAAATTTAGGTGGTCCAAAGCATGCGGCAAGAATCAGGTTTGTTGATAATATGTTTGGCTGGGCAGCAGGTGGTGACTATGTCCAATTAAGGACAACTGATGGTGGTGCTGTCTGGGAGCAGGTTTTTCTGCCGAAACCGCCCTTTCCCCATGGAGACACCCTTGAGTGTCAGGGCGTATTCTTTCTTGACCGTAATTATGGCTTTCTTGTTGCCGGACACTGGCCTCAGGGCGACACATTTCTTGGTGGTCAGGGCATAATTGCCAAAACGACCAATGGCGGCGACTCCTGGGTAATCTTGCACCAGGACACCACCTATGATTTCTATGATGTGTATTTTGCCGATTCCCTTTCAGGCTGGGTTGTTGGTGGTGATGACCGTAACTTCAGGGCGGTCGTTCTGCACACAAGTGATGGCGGCAATTCCTGGGTGCAGCAGAATCTTCCTCAAGGTGCGAGATTTCTCCGGGCGTTAAAGTTTGTCAGTCCGACTTGCGGCTGGGCTTGCGGCAGGAATGGGACGATAATCCATACCTCTGATGGTGGCAACAACTGGGTTTTGCAGAACTCAGGCGCGGACTCTACCCTTTTTGATATTGACTTTGCCGACTCGCTCCGAGGGATGGCAGCTGGAACCGATGTGGTTGTGGTAACAACTGATGGCGGCGAGAACTGGAGCGTGAGCCTTATTGGCATCACCGAAGAAACTAATTCTAATATCCTATTTCCTACCTCAACCTTAACCTCAACCTTCATCCTTCAGAACCTCCCTGCGGTTCTCTTTGACATTGCTGGTAAAAAGGTGTTAAACTTTTATCCTGGACCAAATGGCATCGCTTCTCTAAAACCGGGTATTTATTTCATAAAGAAAAAGGCGGGGACAGAAAAGGTTCTGATTGTCAGATGA
- a CDS encoding C25 family cysteine peptidase, with product MSQLLLFLIAANLQAGLITNDQIEIRFVPTETSRAVAVLVPVLGERLPEVRTDDECQWQFGTRMIAAGIEVVPLIIRSEKEVKLSINYNQSIDRVATKGGMAQIICPWHFKLHQEDGLRGYLIIVPDDFYDNILPLARWKERKGFKVWVKKTSETGTQRDQIRNFIREAYQNWSPKIEYVLLVGAINKIPAFPTPGATSCVTDHPYSLVDGEDFLSDLFVGRLPAANISELDCIVAKIIGYESNPYTEDTFWFKRALMVGTSYQEGGTPAVTALVTKRRIREKLLAKGFNIVDTVFYPPTASGRGPIDTSVNNGVLFINGRGWGQASGWNYPQFQISDVYNLNNGWKLPVITSLYCGTGNYQANPCFGEAWLRAGTPTAPKGGVGFWGASYTGTSTRWNNCMDYGIYQAIFDRSITTLGPAMYCGKLEQLINFPLRADSEDLVIYFHVYNLLGDPAMEMWTGVPQEIVVSYPSEYPVGTTSFSVNVRDAMGNPVENAQVCLFKLGEVQEVRRTDRAGFARFNISTTTADTMFVTVTGRNLKPHLGYSLGVIRGVFVGHLRHSPDTVNPGNLTNLSVVLKNYGLSQTANNTIAVLSALDSFCSVADSVRNYGSLAPGQEGTAEPFQISVAPSCTSGQRLPLRLRIASEDSIWYSGFTIDVHGPTFDGRRYTVYDQNGVLDPGESVEVAITVLNRGEGDANNVTGILRSANPAAIRVLDSTGYFGNIPSGDSAANTIDRFKVQVNAEVAIGHKFLLYLTLTGAEGFNQQISFSVTIGQPVSSTPFGPDRYGYYGYDDTDIGYQERPEFNWIEIDPNQGGQGTRITIGNDRAVEVQLPFTFRFYGQNYETISVCDNGYIAMGNTWFGDPYNWHIPSAQGPDGFVAVFWDDFRTDTLNAGGVYYFYDEPQHRFIVEWSNVYHIHGFRNPIVAEQQTFQAILFDPAYYQTLTGDGPIVCQYLFVQNDDTIWGNSHNFATVGIQSQNHDDGLEWTFAGMYPAPAAEIVPHRAIKWTTNPPDTFTFICEKEDAALPFTFKIFPSVATRGVWLDISRSPVFGLRSSVFDITGREVRQLTFSAGANNRLFWDLRDEKGKRVPAGVYILRLTDTLGNNKISVEKRVVVLR from the coding sequence ATGAGCCAATTGTTACTCTTTTTAATTGCTGCTAATCTCCAGGCCGGTCTGATCACCAATGACCAGATTGAAATTAGATTTGTTCCAACAGAAACATCAAGGGCGGTGGCAGTTCTTGTGCCGGTATTAGGCGAACGATTACCAGAGGTGCGGACCGATGATGAATGTCAATGGCAATTTGGAACCAGGATGATTGCCGCTGGAATTGAAGTTGTGCCTTTAATTATCCGGAGCGAAAAGGAGGTCAAACTTAGTATAAATTATAACCAGTCAATTGACAGAGTGGCAACCAAAGGTGGGATGGCACAAATAATTTGCCCGTGGCATTTTAAACTTCACCAGGAGGATGGACTGAGAGGTTATCTGATTATCGTGCCGGATGATTTTTATGATAACATTTTACCTCTGGCAAGGTGGAAGGAGCGGAAGGGTTTTAAGGTTTGGGTTAAGAAGACCTCAGAGACCGGCACCCAACGAGACCAGATTAGAAACTTTATTCGCGAGGCGTATCAGAACTGGAGCCCTAAAATTGAATATGTTCTACTTGTCGGTGCCATAAACAAGATTCCTGCCTTTCCTACCCCTGGTGCCACCTCCTGTGTAACAGACCATCCTTATTCCCTTGTTGATGGTGAAGATTTTCTCAGCGACCTTTTTGTCGGCAGACTGCCAGCAGCGAACATTTCTGAACTTGACTGCATCGTCGCAAAGATTATCGGCTATGAGTCCAATCCTTATACTGAAGATACCTTTTGGTTTAAACGGGCGCTGATGGTCGGGACAAGTTATCAGGAAGGAGGGACACCAGCGGTTACCGCGCTCGTGACCAAACGCCGCATTCGGGAAAAACTTTTGGCAAAAGGGTTCAACATCGTTGATACCGTTTTTTATCCACCTACCGCTTCTGGTCGCGGACCGATTGATACCTCTGTGAATAACGGTGTTTTGTTTATCAACGGTCGAGGTTGGGGGCAGGCAAGCGGCTGGAATTATCCCCAGTTTCAGATTAGCGATGTTTATAATCTCAATAATGGCTGGAAATTACCAGTTATCACCAGCCTCTATTGTGGGACCGGCAATTATCAGGCAAACCCCTGTTTTGGTGAAGCCTGGTTGCGAGCAGGAACGCCAACTGCGCCCAAAGGTGGTGTGGGATTCTGGGGTGCATCCTATACTGGAACTTCAACGAGGTGGAACAACTGTATGGACTATGGGATTTATCAGGCAATTTTTGACCGCAGCATTACTACCCTGGGTCCGGCGATGTATTGCGGTAAACTTGAGCAGTTGATTAATTTCCCCCTGCGCGCGGATTCTGAAGACCTTGTCATTTATTTTCATGTCTACAATCTCCTTGGTGACCCGGCAATGGAGATGTGGACGGGTGTTCCGCAGGAGATTGTCGTTTCCTATCCCAGCGAATATCCAGTGGGCACGACCTCTTTTTCGGTTAATGTGCGTGATGCAATGGGAAATCCAGTTGAAAATGCCCAGGTGTGCTTATTCAAACTTGGTGAAGTTCAGGAAGTGCGACGGACCGACCGCGCTGGTTTTGCCCGGTTCAATATTTCCACAACAACCGCTGACACTATGTTTGTTACCGTAACTGGCAGGAATCTCAAGCCCCATTTGGGTTACAGTTTGGGTGTAATTAGAGGGGTGTTTGTAGGACATTTGCGCCATTCACCTGACACTGTTAATCCAGGAAATTTGACCAATCTTTCTGTTGTTTTAAAGAATTACGGGCTAAGTCAGACCGCAAACAATACCATAGCCGTTTTAAGCGCACTCGATTCCTTTTGTTCAGTAGCTGACTCTGTCCGTAACTACGGTTCACTTGCACCCGGTCAGGAGGGGACTGCTGAACCTTTTCAGATATCTGTCGCCCCTTCCTGCACAAGCGGTCAGAGGCTGCCATTACGCTTGAGAATTGCCAGCGAGGACAGTATCTGGTATTCCGGCTTCACCATTGATGTGCACGGACCTACTTTTGATGGGAGGCGCTACACTGTTTATGACCAAAATGGCGTTCTTGACCCGGGAGAAAGTGTTGAGGTTGCGATTACGGTTTTAAACAGGGGCGAAGGAGATGCCAATAATGTTACCGGTATATTGCGCTCTGCAAACCCAGCAGCGATTAGGGTCTTAGATTCAACAGGATATTTTGGTAATATTCCATCTGGTGATTCAGCAGCAAATACCATTGACCGCTTTAAGGTCCAGGTCAATGCCGAAGTTGCAATCGGGCATAAATTTCTGCTTTATCTAACCCTGACTGGCGCAGAAGGATTCAACCAGCAGATAAGTTTTTCTGTTACAATCGGACAGCCTGTTTCCTCAACGCCGTTCGGACCTGACCGATATGGTTATTATGGCTACGATGATACTGACATTGGTTATCAGGAAAGACCAGAATTTAACTGGATTGAGATTGACCCGAATCAGGGCGGGCAAGGCACACGAATAACTATCGGTAACGACCGTGCGGTTGAGGTCCAGTTGCCATTTACCTTCCGGTTTTACGGACAAAATTATGAGACAATCTCGGTATGTGATAACGGCTATATTGCGATGGGCAATACCTGGTTTGGTGACCCATATAACTGGCACATTCCATCTGCGCAGGGACCAGATGGATTTGTTGCGGTTTTCTGGGATGATTTCCGAACCGATACGCTGAATGCCGGAGGTGTGTATTACTTTTATGATGAGCCTCAGCACCGCTTTATTGTTGAATGGAGCAATGTCTATCACATCCATGGATTTCGTAATCCCATTGTCGCTGAACAGCAGACCTTTCAGGCGATTCTTTTCGACCCGGCATATTATCAGACCCTTACCGGTGATGGACCGATTGTGTGCCAGTACCTTTTTGTTCAGAACGATGATACCATCTGGGGTAACAGCCATAACTTTGCCACAGTTGGGATTCAGAGTCAAAATCACGATGATGGACTGGAATGGACATTTGCCGGGATGTATCCTGCACCAGCGGCTGAAATTGTCCCCCACCGGGCGATAAAGTGGACAACCAATCCGCCTGATACATTCACATTCATCTGTGAGAAAGAGGACGCAGCCCTTCCTTTTACCTTTAAGATTTTCCCCAGTGTAGCCACCAGAGGTGTCTGGCTGGATATTAGCCGGTCCCCGGTCTTCGGTCTTCGCTCTTCGGTCTTTGATATTACCGGTAGAGAGGTCAGGCAATTGACATTTTCAGCTGGTGCTAATAATCGTTTATTCTGGGACCTTAGAGATGAAAAAGGAAAGCGGGTGCCTGCTGGTGTTTATATCTTGCGGTTGACCGATACTCTTGGAAATAATAAAATCTCTGTTGAGAAAAGGGTAGTTGTCTTGAGATAA